Proteins encoded in a region of the uncultured Paludibaculum sp. genome:
- a CDS encoding HlyD family efflux transporter periplasmic adaptor subunit, with protein sequence MKWKLLLKWAGALIFSAAAVVTVLRLREVRAATALPTAPVRQGEFLVITRCRGELRARRSVSITAPTNVPDLRIVWLAAQNSLVKEGDVVIKFDQSSARQQLQEKEAALKQAQATLDQAVAEARITAEADHLALSAAHYEVEKAKLEVSRQELLSVLDAETAKVNLESAVQKESVQKATVDLHAASAKSKTASLTRVLEQAQYEVDLTKSRLAKMEVRSPLSGVIVCQPNYSQGWMNAKPFKVGDQAWPGATIAVIPDLATLEMEGKVEETDRGLIETGNDVKIRLDALPELTVPGKLAEMSTMAQVSFEWPPSYSFRAYAKVDKPDTRLRPEMNGSMDVIVNRLKDAISVPAKAVFTKDGKPIVYLASAGGYRPRQVEVLARNPDEVAVKGLPAGSEVTLVEPDSDDAAPAAAGKKEAKK encoded by the coding sequence ATGAAGTGGAAACTGCTGTTGAAGTGGGCCGGCGCGCTGATCTTCAGCGCCGCGGCGGTGGTGACGGTTCTGCGGCTGCGGGAGGTGCGCGCGGCCACGGCGTTGCCGACGGCGCCGGTCCGCCAGGGCGAGTTTCTGGTCATCACGCGCTGCCGGGGCGAATTGCGCGCGCGGCGTTCGGTGTCGATCACCGCTCCGACGAATGTGCCGGACCTGCGTATCGTGTGGCTGGCGGCGCAGAACTCGTTGGTAAAAGAGGGCGACGTCGTCATCAAGTTCGACCAGAGCAGTGCCAGGCAGCAACTGCAGGAGAAAGAGGCGGCGCTGAAGCAGGCGCAGGCGACGCTCGATCAGGCGGTGGCCGAGGCGCGCATCACCGCCGAGGCAGATCACCTGGCCCTATCGGCGGCGCACTACGAAGTGGAGAAGGCCAAACTCGAAGTGAGCCGGCAGGAGCTACTAAGCGTACTGGATGCCGAGACGGCCAAGGTGAACCTGGAGTCGGCGGTGCAGAAGGAGAGTGTGCAGAAGGCAACCGTCGATCTGCATGCCGCCTCCGCCAAATCCAAGACCGCATCCTTGACGCGCGTTCTGGAGCAGGCCCAGTATGAAGTCGACCTTACCAAGAGCCGGCTGGCGAAGATGGAAGTCCGGTCGCCGCTCAGCGGCGTGATCGTGTGCCAGCCCAACTACTCGCAGGGCTGGATGAATGCGAAACCGTTCAAGGTCGGCGACCAGGCGTGGCCGGGCGCGACCATCGCCGTGATTCCCGATCTGGCGACCCTGGAGATGGAAGGCAAGGTGGAGGAGACTGACCGCGGCCTCATCGAGACCGGCAACGACGTGAAGATCCGTCTCGACGCTCTGCCGGAGCTGACAGTGCCGGGCAAACTGGCTGAGATGTCGACAATGGCGCAGGTCTCGTTCGAATGGCCGCCCAGCTACAGTTTCCGCGCGTACGCCAAGGTTGACAAGCCCGATACGCGTCTGCGGCCCGAGATGAACGGCTCGATGGATGTGATTGTGAACCGTCTGAAAGACGCGATCAGCGTGCCGGCCAAGGCGGTGTTCACAAAAGACGGAAAGCCCATTGTGTACCTGGCATCGGCCGGAGGATACCGGCCGCGTCAGGTGGAGGTGCTGGCGCGCAACCCCGACGAGGTGGCGGTGAAGGGCCTGCCCGCTGGTTCGGAGGTGACGCTGGTGGAACCCGATTCCGACGATGCCGCGCCAGCCGCTGCCGGAAAGAAAGAGGCAAAGAAGTGA
- a CDS encoding antibiotic biosynthesis monooxygenase: MTSKVEQPITRPNLMRPECGLVAVSEWTVETPERQRATVDAFAAAWANAPWPQGLLTCSLLCGNDGRSIVIYGQWTNEESYRSGLETHLRPRAALVDQKVPGIVRSAPDFYRLHRSRLRDTAAFPGCIVLITFEFESPDHERQKQFISNVFRVIDGMPVQAEGAIGGHFHASMDGLRVLNFAEWANEASHRQAIEGPSRLGSGPDWESVRKFPGLHASHFQRFTLGLNLAPPSQD; encoded by the coding sequence ATGACTTCAAAAGTTGAACAACCAATCACCCGTCCCAACCTGATGCGGCCCGAATGTGGTCTGGTGGCCGTGAGCGAATGGACCGTCGAAACGCCGGAACGCCAGCGCGCCACAGTGGACGCGTTTGCCGCGGCCTGGGCGAACGCGCCGTGGCCACAGGGGTTGCTCACCTGCAGCCTGTTGTGCGGCAACGACGGCCGAAGCATCGTGATCTACGGCCAGTGGACCAACGAAGAGTCCTACCGGAGCGGCCTCGAAACGCACCTGCGGCCGCGAGCCGCCCTGGTCGACCAGAAGGTGCCGGGGATTGTGCGGTCGGCTCCCGACTTCTACAGGCTGCACCGCAGCCGTCTCCGCGATACGGCCGCCTTCCCCGGCTGCATCGTGCTAATCACCTTCGAGTTCGAAAGCCCCGACCACGAACGGCAAAAGCAGTTCATTTCGAACGTCTTCCGCGTGATCGATGGTATGCCCGTGCAAGCGGAGGGGGCCATCGGCGGGCATTTTCACGCAAGCATGGACGGCCTGCGAGTTCTCAACTTCGCGGAATGGGCTAACGAGGCGTCCCATCGCCAGGCCATCGAAGGTCCGTCCCGGCTCGGCTCGGGTCCGGACTGGGAGAGCGTCCGGAAGTTCCCAGGGCTGCACGCCTCCCATTTTCAGCGCTTTACGCTCGGCCTTAACCTCGCGCCGCCGAGCCAGGACTAA
- the soxR gene encoding redox-sensitive transcriptional activator SoxR yields MLTIGDLAKRSGVAASALRYYEDLGLIQSERSPSGHRRYLQATLRRVAFIVFAQKVGLTLDEVGQELNKLPNNRVPERADWAALSAAWTRRVDERIAELQKLRDGMSRCIGCGCLSFDHCQFANPGDRAGVRGAGPRFWIEKGSGS; encoded by the coding sequence ATGCTGACGATTGGCGACCTGGCGAAACGAAGTGGCGTGGCGGCCTCGGCCCTCCGCTACTACGAGGACCTGGGTTTGATTCAATCGGAGCGCAGCCCTTCGGGGCACCGCCGCTACCTGCAAGCGACGCTGCGGCGCGTGGCCTTCATCGTCTTTGCGCAGAAGGTGGGACTGACCCTGGACGAGGTCGGCCAGGAGCTGAACAAGCTGCCGAACAATCGAGTGCCGGAGCGTGCGGATTGGGCCGCGCTCTCCGCCGCCTGGACTCGTCGCGTGGATGAACGCATTGCGGAGTTGCAGAAACTGCGCGACGGCATGAGCCGGTGCATCGGGTGCGGGTGCCTCTCCTTCGACCACTGCCAGTTCGCGAATCCCGGTGACCGGGCCGGAGTGCGCGGGGCCGGACCTCGATTCTGGATCGAGAAGGGCAGCGGATCGTGA
- a CDS encoding ABC transporter permease, with amino-acid sequence MRIPRIFSDIAVSFSNLRAQKTRTFLTALGIVFGVGSVIGMLAIGEGAKEESLRFIEQLGVRNILIESRPAMSAEEFQQRRRNSPGLTERDVRIVETNLESMETVSPRRTLHPQRVVPKPSADVPELYGVRSAYAAIHSLKLMEGRFFTPDQDAQSAAVCVLGEKAKVSLLGYGKAVGQFVKVNDTWLEVVGVLGERVAAAQAGGAGAHDVNNVVYIPLNSFQYRYWDRTSNTRDDLDGIDIRLKPGADSIESSKIVNAILNSTHHNTQDFTVTIPAALLAQQQQTQRIFTYVMVAIAAISLLVGGIGIMNIVLATVLERTREIGIRRATGARRVDIVRQFLMESVLISVGGGLLGIAFGFGLSHSIARFAEWKTIVTSSSVIIAFGVSVAVGVVFGIYPAMKAARINPIEALRYE; translated from the coding sequence ATGAGAATTCCACGCATCTTCTCGGACATCGCGGTTTCGTTCTCAAACCTGCGCGCGCAGAAGACACGCACGTTCCTTACGGCACTCGGCATTGTGTTCGGCGTCGGCTCTGTCATCGGAATGCTTGCCATTGGCGAAGGAGCCAAGGAGGAGTCGCTGCGCTTCATCGAACAGTTGGGCGTGCGCAACATCCTCATCGAGTCGCGGCCGGCGATGAGCGCCGAGGAGTTCCAGCAGCGGCGGCGCAATTCGCCCGGCTTGACCGAACGGGACGTGCGCATTGTGGAGACGAATCTGGAGTCGATGGAGACCGTCTCGCCGCGCCGCACGTTGCATCCTCAGCGCGTGGTGCCCAAGCCTTCGGCGGATGTGCCGGAACTCTACGGAGTGCGTTCCGCCTATGCGGCCATTCACAGCCTGAAGCTGATGGAAGGCAGGTTCTTCACGCCGGACCAGGATGCCCAGAGCGCGGCCGTCTGTGTCCTGGGTGAGAAGGCCAAGGTGAGCCTGCTGGGCTATGGAAAGGCCGTGGGCCAGTTCGTCAAAGTGAACGATACCTGGCTGGAAGTGGTGGGCGTCCTCGGAGAGCGTGTGGCCGCCGCCCAGGCCGGCGGGGCCGGCGCGCACGACGTCAATAACGTCGTCTACATCCCCTTGAATAGCTTTCAATATCGCTACTGGGACCGCACGAGCAACACGCGCGACGACCTGGACGGCATCGACATCCGTCTGAAGCCCGGCGCCGACAGCATAGAGTCCTCCAAGATCGTCAATGCCATTCTGAACTCCACCCATCACAACACACAGGATTTCACCGTGACGATTCCGGCCGCGCTGCTCGCGCAGCAACAGCAGACGCAGAGGATTTTCACCTATGTGATGGTCGCCATCGCCGCCATCTCGCTGTTGGTGGGCGGCATCGGCATCATGAATATCGTGCTGGCGACGGTACTGGAACGGACCCGCGAAATCGGCATCCGCCGTGCCACCGGGGCCCGCCGCGTCGACATCGTCAGGCAGTTCCTGATGGAGTCGGTACTCATCTCGGTAGGCGGCGGACTGTTGGGCATTGCCTTCGGCTTTGGGCTTTCCCACTCCATCGCCCGCTTCGCCGAGTGGAAGACCATTGTCACGAGCTCCTCGGTGATCATTGCCTTCGGTGTGTCTGTTGCCGTGGGCGTCGTGTTCGGAATCTATCCGGCCATGAAGGCGGCACGGATCAACCCGATTGAGGCTTTGCGCTATGAGTGA
- a CDS encoding efflux RND transporter periplasmic adaptor subunit, with amino-acid sequence MRRSALLTGAVMTVPALAVLIAVTSGAASNWPAWPRQSGPAAALNLPSTTVKRGEVRFTVSARGELQGSNSEMMVAPMTGARELIITYLKDPGEQVKAGETVVQFDTTEQEFALAEAEADLAEAEQQVVQAEAETAAKEEETRALLLQAKSDLKVAELEARKNPLLAAIVARQNTLAVEAAQDRLHQLERDIANRGASSRAAIMIQEAARNKAQVKAQTARKNIDSMNLKAKSGGYVNVQQNMNGNFMFWGMQLPAFKLGDTARAGMAVAQIPDLNSWEIRAQIAELDRGHLADGQIAEVSIVAMPDKQFKAHIKSIGGTNGSPWERRFECVFALDNPVPELRPGMSANIRVTTDTVKDALWLPSQALFESDGRTFVYLQSGQSFSPKDVKLVQRSESRVVITGLSEGQVVAMASPESMQRKKGEGSASGALKALKGS; translated from the coding sequence GTGAGGCGATCGGCCCTTCTGACCGGAGCGGTGATGACGGTGCCGGCCCTGGCGGTGCTCATTGCCGTCACCAGCGGTGCGGCGTCGAACTGGCCTGCCTGGCCCAGGCAATCAGGCCCGGCCGCGGCATTGAACCTGCCCAGCACGACGGTGAAACGCGGCGAAGTGCGGTTCACCGTGAGTGCTCGGGGAGAGCTGCAGGGCAGCAACTCCGAGATGATGGTGGCGCCGATGACTGGCGCGCGGGAATTGATCATCACCTATCTCAAGGATCCGGGAGAGCAGGTGAAGGCCGGCGAGACGGTGGTGCAGTTTGATACGACCGAACAGGAGTTTGCGCTGGCCGAGGCAGAGGCCGATCTGGCGGAAGCCGAGCAGCAGGTGGTGCAGGCCGAGGCGGAAACCGCGGCCAAGGAAGAAGAGACGCGGGCACTACTCCTGCAGGCGAAATCCGACCTTAAGGTAGCGGAGCTCGAGGCCCGGAAAAATCCGCTGTTGGCCGCGATCGTGGCGCGACAGAACACGCTGGCCGTGGAGGCCGCGCAGGACCGGCTTCATCAGTTGGAACGGGACATTGCGAATCGCGGAGCGTCGTCGCGCGCGGCCATCATGATCCAGGAAGCAGCCCGCAATAAGGCCCAGGTGAAAGCGCAGACGGCGCGCAAGAACATCGACTCGATGAACCTGAAGGCAAAGTCCGGCGGGTATGTGAACGTGCAGCAGAATATGAACGGCAACTTCATGTTCTGGGGCATGCAACTGCCGGCGTTCAAGCTGGGCGACACGGCGCGCGCGGGCATGGCGGTGGCGCAGATTCCCGACTTGAATTCGTGGGAGATCCGGGCGCAGATCGCCGAGCTCGACCGTGGCCATTTGGCCGACGGGCAGATCGCCGAAGTCAGCATTGTGGCAATGCCGGACAAGCAATTCAAGGCGCACATTAAAAGCATCGGTGGCACGAATGGCTCACCCTGGGAGCGGCGGTTCGAATGCGTATTCGCGCTCGACAATCCGGTGCCCGAGCTACGGCCGGGCATGAGTGCCAATATCAGGGTGACCACCGACACCGTGAAGGACGCGCTCTGGCTGCCGTCGCAGGCGCTCTTTGAAAGCGACGGCCGGACCTTCGTCTACCTGCAATCCGGGCAGAGTTTTTCGCCAAAAGACGTCAAGCTCGTGCAGCGCAGCGAGAGCCGTGTCGTGATTACTGGGTTGAGCGAGGGGCAGGTGGTGGCGATGGCGAGTCCGGAGTCGATGCAGAGGAAGAAGGGCGAGGGTTCGGCCAGTGGAGCCTTGAAGGCACTGAAGGGCTCATGA
- a CDS encoding NAD(P)H-dependent oxidoreductase, with translation MTPEDPLRLVVIVASTRKGRFGPTVARWFASQAAQRGDLTVDVIDLAEAQLPEALSDQRNAAVTAVADKLARADVFTVVTPEYNHSFPAPLKTAIDWHFKEWHAKAVGFVSYGGISGGLRAVEQLRPIFAEVHAVTVRDSVSFHGVWTQFEPGGQPKHPDRANGAATAMLSQLVWWGHALREAKARRPYEP, from the coding sequence ATGACGCCAGAGGATCCACTGCGCCTCGTGGTGATTGTCGCCAGCACCCGCAAGGGCCGCTTCGGTCCCACCGTCGCCCGCTGGTTCGCCTCGCAGGCCGCTCAGCGCGGAGACCTCACCGTTGACGTAATCGACCTGGCCGAGGCTCAGCTCCCAGAAGCCCTTTCCGATCAACGCAATGCGGCTGTCACCGCCGTGGCCGACAAGCTCGCGCGGGCCGATGTCTTCACCGTCGTGACTCCGGAGTACAATCACAGCTTCCCCGCCCCGCTGAAGACGGCCATCGACTGGCACTTCAAGGAGTGGCACGCGAAAGCGGTGGGCTTCGTCTCCTACGGTGGTATTTCTGGAGGACTGCGCGCCGTGGAGCAACTCCGTCCGATTTTCGCCGAAGTCCACGCCGTCACCGTGCGCGACTCCGTCAGCTTCCACGGAGTTTGGACGCAGTTCGAGCCGGGCGGGCAGCCAAAGCATCCCGACCGGGCGAACGGCGCTGCCACCGCTATGCTGAGTCAATTGGTGTGGTGGGGCCATGCGTTGCGCGAAGCAAAGGCCCGGCGGCCTTACGAACCATAA
- a CDS encoding HlyD family efflux transporter periplasmic adaptor subunit yields the protein MFRILTAILASFVLAGCSRPASVPTVSAASSPPVPVETATNPGEIRATGKVKAVREFTVQVPQIAGLTGQSSRLTVTKIIASGSKVEAGDTLAEFDQTQQLDNAREAGAKLDDLNHQIAQKRAEIRANAETRASERQQAEADLAKARIQLRKNETLSDIARAQNEEKAAAAVLKLESLKKSHEFRTKADVASVRILELKRDRQAVSLKRAETNVNKLAIKAPHAGMVALEAIWRGDSRGPAQEGDQVYPGQPLVRLFDPTEMEVHTSVGEPDGAILGPGARAFVRLDAYPDLVFPARFLTANPVATADLGSPIKRFTARFVIEKGDPHLLPDLSAAVVITGRKPGVTR from the coding sequence ATGTTTCGCATCCTAACGGCTATTCTTGCCTCCTTTGTGCTGGCTGGCTGCAGCCGGCCAGCGTCCGTTCCTACCGTTTCCGCCGCTTCCTCCCCGCCGGTGCCCGTCGAAACCGCGACCAATCCTGGAGAGATCCGGGCCACCGGCAAGGTAAAGGCCGTGCGGGAATTCACTGTGCAGGTGCCACAGATTGCCGGTTTGACCGGCCAGTCCAGCCGCCTGACCGTTACCAAGATCATCGCCAGCGGATCCAAAGTGGAAGCCGGAGACACTCTGGCCGAGTTCGACCAGACGCAGCAACTGGACAACGCGCGCGAGGCCGGGGCCAAGCTGGACGACCTGAATCACCAGATCGCGCAGAAGCGAGCGGAGATTCGGGCCAATGCCGAAACACGCGCCTCGGAGCGACAGCAGGCCGAGGCCGACCTGGCCAAGGCGAGGATTCAGCTCAGGAAGAATGAGACCTTAAGCGACATCGCGCGCGCCCAGAACGAGGAGAAGGCGGCGGCGGCTGTCCTCAAGCTGGAGTCGTTGAAGAAATCCCACGAATTTCGGACCAAAGCCGACGTGGCCTCCGTGCGGATTCTGGAATTGAAGCGGGACCGCCAGGCGGTTTCCCTGAAACGCGCCGAAACAAATGTAAACAAGCTGGCCATCAAGGCGCCTCATGCTGGGATGGTTGCCCTGGAGGCGATCTGGCGTGGCGACTCACGTGGGCCCGCCCAGGAAGGCGACCAAGTCTATCCAGGTCAACCGTTGGTGCGTCTCTTCGACCCGACCGAGATGGAAGTCCACACGTCGGTTGGGGAGCCGGACGGAGCCATATTGGGGCCGGGGGCCCGTGCTTTCGTCCGGCTGGATGCCTACCCGGATCTGGTTTTTCCGGCGCGGTTTCTCACCGCCAATCCGGTGGCGACGGCCGATCTCGGCAGCCCCATCAAACGCTTTACCGCCCGATTTGTGATTGAGAAGGGCGACCCTCATCTGCTGCCCGATCTCTCGGCGGCGGTGGTCATCACGGGCCGCAAACCAGGTGTGACGCGATGA
- a CDS encoding DUF1592 domain-containing protein, whose product MRATSQRLTIAVSVAGFLAAAQLPGPATKPQPAPAAKAAPTADFAKVVTPVLSKTCTPCHNSGMASGGFDADHFLDPATISTQRDGWDRILMKLRNGEMPPRGIPKSQVAIDNLVHYVQSAVDRIDSTAKPDPGRVVAHRLNRTEYTNTIRDLLGVEFQAQKDFPTDDSGEGFDNIAEILTISPVLMEKYLAAAERIASRALAADPLPKPIQADYAAKEKRIRRLDRSTIEATHRVEFDGDYTVRFALPGERPKDAKPVQLAFWMDGKLLATKLVETKPSGLVYFEPYSEEEMRLFLPEGDHIFRAGFVNDDFVKDLDAKSIYKKKLNKYLDGMLFIGPFQPKEPPASRAKILICDPNTGAACVDKIVTNLARRAYRRPVTRPEVASLLKFITLAKQHGQSTEQGIQLALQAILVSPNFLFHIERDSNPTDPNAVHPISDFELASRLSYFLWSSMPDDPLLALADAGKLRAPGVLDAQVKRMLDDPRSSALADSFAAQWLEIRNLDVVKPDPQKFPDWNPELRDAMRTETSMFFDYVLRQNRPMADFLDARYTFLNDRLAKHYGIEGVVGPEFRKVELTNDQRGGILSQASVLTVSSYPTRTSVVIRGKYVLQEILGAPPPPPPPDVPPLDEAAVGTSLSLRQQMEKHRANAVCASCHSKMDPLGFGLENYDGIGKWRTMDGKFPVDSSGVLPNGKSFTTPAEMRAVLKSQLPQFTHCVIEKLMIYALGRGMATPDRRVIDGIGQKLAAQGYPFQTAIYEVVRSMPFQMRRGELVSSDKQTKAKAKEIAHR is encoded by the coding sequence ATGCGCGCCACAAGTCAACGTCTGACCATCGCCGTCTCTGTCGCCGGCTTCCTGGCCGCGGCGCAGTTGCCTGGGCCTGCCACCAAGCCCCAACCCGCGCCAGCCGCCAAGGCCGCGCCGACGGCGGATTTCGCCAAGGTTGTCACGCCCGTGCTGAGCAAAACCTGCACCCCTTGCCATAACAGTGGGATGGCCTCGGGCGGGTTCGACGCCGATCACTTCCTCGATCCCGCCACCATCTCCACCCAGCGCGACGGGTGGGATCGCATCCTGATGAAGCTGCGCAATGGCGAGATGCCGCCGCGTGGCATCCCCAAGTCGCAAGTGGCCATCGATAATCTGGTTCATTACGTACAGTCCGCGGTCGACAGGATCGACAGCACCGCCAAACCGGACCCCGGTCGCGTGGTCGCCCATCGCCTGAACCGGACCGAGTACACCAACACGATCCGCGATCTGCTGGGCGTGGAGTTCCAGGCGCAGAAGGACTTTCCCACCGACGACTCCGGCGAGGGTTTCGATAACATAGCCGAGATCCTCACCATCTCCCCGGTTCTGATGGAGAAATACTTGGCCGCCGCCGAGCGCATCGCCTCCCGGGCCTTGGCGGCCGATCCCCTGCCCAAGCCGATCCAAGCCGACTATGCGGCGAAGGAAAAGCGCATCCGGCGCCTCGATCGCAGCACCATTGAAGCCACCCACCGCGTCGAGTTCGACGGCGATTACACCGTGCGATTCGCTTTGCCTGGCGAACGGCCCAAGGATGCCAAGCCGGTTCAGCTCGCCTTCTGGATGGACGGCAAGCTGCTGGCCACCAAACTGGTGGAAACGAAGCCATCCGGCCTGGTTTACTTCGAACCGTATTCCGAAGAGGAGATGCGGCTGTTCCTGCCCGAGGGCGACCATATCTTTCGCGCTGGCTTCGTGAACGACGACTTTGTGAAGGATCTGGATGCGAAGTCGATCTACAAGAAGAAGCTGAACAAGTACCTCGATGGCATGTTGTTCATCGGTCCGTTCCAGCCGAAAGAGCCGCCCGCCAGCCGCGCGAAGATCCTGATCTGCGACCCGAATACGGGCGCTGCCTGCGTGGACAAGATCGTCACCAATTTGGCCCGGCGCGCTTACCGGCGTCCGGTCACCCGGCCCGAAGTGGCCTCGTTGTTGAAATTCATCACGCTCGCAAAGCAGCATGGGCAGTCGACGGAGCAGGGCATCCAACTCGCTCTGCAGGCGATCCTCGTATCGCCCAACTTCCTGTTCCACATCGAGCGTGATTCAAACCCTACCGACCCCAATGCCGTGCATCCCATCTCCGATTTTGAGCTGGCGTCGCGGCTGAGCTACTTCCTGTGGAGTTCGATGCCGGACGACCCGTTGCTCGCTTTGGCCGATGCCGGCAAGCTGCGGGCGCCCGGCGTGCTGGACGCGCAAGTGAAACGCATGCTGGACGATCCGCGTTCATCCGCCTTAGCCGACAGTTTCGCCGCCCAATGGCTTGAGATTCGCAATCTGGACGTGGTGAAGCCCGATCCCCAGAAATTCCCGGACTGGAATCCGGAGCTGCGCGACGCGATGCGGACCGAAACGAGCATGTTCTTCGACTATGTGCTGCGCCAGAACCGGCCGATGGCCGATTTCCTGGACGCCAGGTACACCTTCCTGAACGATCGGTTGGCGAAGCACTATGGCATTGAGGGTGTGGTCGGCCCTGAGTTCCGGAAAGTCGAGCTGACCAACGATCAGCGCGGCGGCATCCTCAGCCAGGCCAGTGTCCTGACGGTATCGAGCTACCCGACGCGCACCTCCGTTGTCATTCGTGGCAAATACGTCCTGCAGGAGATCCTGGGCGCGCCGCCGCCCCCTCCGCCACCGGACGTGCCGCCACTGGACGAAGCCGCGGTGGGCACCTCGCTCTCCCTACGCCAGCAGATGGAGAAGCACCGGGCCAACGCCGTCTGCGCGTCGTGCCATTCCAAAATGGATCCACTCGGTTTCGGGCTGGAGAACTACGACGGCATCGGCAAGTGGCGGACGATGGACGGCAAATTCCCGGTGGATTCCAGCGGCGTCCTGCCCAACGGCAAATCCTTCACCACTCCGGCCGAGATGCGCGCCGTGCTCAAGTCGCAATTGCCGCAGTTCACCCACTGCGTGATCGAGAAGCTCATGATTTATGCCCTGGGGCGCGGCATGGCCACGCCGGACCGGCGGGTGATCGACGGCATCGGCCAGAAGCTGGCCGCCCAGGGGTATCCATTCCAGACAGCCATCTATGAGGTGGTGAGGAGCATGCCGTTTCAGATGCGGCGCGGCGAGTTGGTGAGCAGCGACAAACAGACCAAGGCCAAGGCCAAGGAGATAGCCCACAGATGA
- a CDS encoding alpha/beta hydrolase-fold protein, whose protein sequence is MNRALSCVFALLVVGIPGMTFAQANRPAANQGPNPDVYYHLGPDSLPQEGVPKGEIRGPFTLPSEAYPGTQHTYWVYVPAQYDPAIPASLMVFNDGQAFMNTEGDARAQNVMDNLIFRREIPVMIGVFINPGRRPDQPEPNAKEWGDRTTNRPTEYNTLDDKYARVIVDELLPVLNKEYNISKDPEQRGIGGASSGAIAAFTVAWERPNEFRKVLSVVGSFVNLRGGHVYPDLVLQAERKPIRIFLQDGRNDNRGLRQDGTYDEKRDWFYQNVRLMKALTSKGYDVNYTWGVNRHGQKMGGPILPEMMRWLWRDQPVSTDVHDMVERSVREAKKPAAEAKN, encoded by the coding sequence ATGAATCGAGCACTCTCCTGTGTTTTCGCCCTCCTCGTGGTAGGGATACCCGGCATGACCTTCGCCCAGGCCAACCGTCCGGCCGCCAACCAGGGCCCCAACCCGGATGTCTACTATCACTTGGGGCCCGACTCGCTGCCGCAGGAAGGAGTCCCCAAGGGTGAGATCCGCGGGCCGTTCACACTGCCGAGCGAGGCCTACCCCGGAACCCAGCACACCTATTGGGTCTACGTACCCGCTCAATATGACCCCGCGATCCCGGCAAGTTTGATGGTGTTCAACGACGGCCAAGCGTTCATGAACACGGAGGGGGATGCGCGTGCACAAAATGTCATGGACAATTTGATATTCCGTCGTGAAATACCGGTGATGATCGGCGTGTTCATCAATCCGGGCCGCCGTCCCGATCAACCGGAGCCCAATGCCAAGGAGTGGGGCGACCGCACAACCAACCGTCCGACGGAGTACAACACGCTCGATGACAAGTACGCGCGAGTCATCGTGGACGAGCTTCTGCCTGTGCTGAATAAGGAATACAACATCTCCAAAGACCCCGAGCAGCGTGGCATCGGCGGCGCCAGTTCGGGCGCGATCGCCGCCTTCACCGTCGCCTGGGAGCGGCCCAACGAGTTCCGCAAGGTATTGAGCGTCGTCGGCAGTTTCGTGAACCTGCGCGGCGGTCACGTCTATCCCGACCTGGTGCTCCAGGCCGAAAGGAAGCCGATCCGCATCTTCCTGCAGGACGGCCGCAACGACAACCGGGGCCTGCGGCAGGATGGCACTTACGACGAAAAGCGCGACTGGTTCTACCAGAATGTCCGGCTGATGAAAGCGCTCACCTCGAAAGGCTATGACGTGAACTACACGTGGGGGGTGAACCGCCATGGCCAGAAGATGGGCGGTCCCATTCTGCCCGAGATGATGCGCTGGCTGTGGCGCGACCAGCCTGTTTCCACCGACGTACACGACATGGTGGAGCGGTCAGTCCGCGAGGCGAAGAAGCCGGCGGCCGAAGCGAAAAACTGA
- a CDS encoding DnaJ domain-containing protein — protein sequence MSTPTVQRFQDHYMVLGVKPQSTTEEVFQAYSKLAAKYHPSNRETRDQEKFNAVTLAYEVLSDPVRRKEFLDSLPKAQMVDNPQFDSDDFFRAISGEAARRMAILCLLYDRRRLRPGVPGVSVREVERTTAISTEEMFFCIWYLKQRNLIISDDKSQVQITVDGMDYLESHIPTPEVILPLLKLEPKVK from the coding sequence ATGAGCACTCCTACCGTCCAGCGTTTTCAGGACCACTACATGGTTTTGGGGGTCAAGCCCCAATCCACGACTGAGGAGGTCTTCCAGGCGTACAGCAAACTGGCGGCCAAGTACCACCCCAGCAATCGGGAGACCCGGGATCAGGAGAAATTCAACGCTGTCACGCTGGCTTACGAGGTGCTTTCCGATCCAGTCCGCCGCAAGGAGTTCCTCGACAGCCTGCCCAAGGCTCAGATGGTGGATAACCCCCAGTTCGACAGCGACGACTTCTTCCGCGCCATCAGCGGTGAAGCTGCCCGCCGCATGGCGATCCTATGCCTTCTCTATGACCGCCGGCGGTTGCGGCCGGGCGTTCCTGGCGTCTCCGTGCGGGAGGTCGAGCGCACCACTGCCATCTCGACCGAGGAGATGTTCTTCTGCATCTGGTATCTGAAGCAGCGTAACCTGATCATCTCGGACGACAAGAGCCAGGTGCAGATCACGGTGGACGGCATGGACTACCTCGAAAGTCACATTCCGACGCCGGAAGTGATTCTGCCGCTGCTGAAGCTGGAGCCAAAGGTCAAATAG